One segment of Anatilimnocola aggregata DNA contains the following:
- a CDS encoding ABC transporter ATP-binding protein → MIELIDFGKDYGDFRAVECLNLKIEAGEMFGFIGPNGAGKSTSIRFLATLLKATRGEGIVNGHSVTQDPMGVRQSVGYMPDNFGVYDGMKVWEFLDFYAVAYRLPKSKRKQVIGDVLELLDLGHKRDDYVNGLSKGMKQRLCMAKTLVHDPPVLILDEPTSGLDPRARVEVKALFKELRKMGKTILISSHILSELADCCTSIGIIERGQLLMHGPIEDVYKRIRGNRTVEVRFVNNSDVGMSVIRSSPYTRRVAADVNSCVVELETDDRGVAELLQQLIHNKVEVRSFAEKDPSLEDVFMMVTKGLVT, encoded by the coding sequence ATGATCGAACTGATCGACTTCGGCAAAGACTACGGCGACTTCCGCGCGGTCGAGTGCCTGAACTTGAAGATCGAAGCGGGCGAGATGTTCGGCTTCATCGGCCCGAACGGCGCCGGCAAAAGCACATCGATTCGTTTTCTCGCCACGCTGCTTAAAGCGACGCGCGGCGAGGGAATCGTCAATGGCCACAGCGTGACGCAGGACCCCATGGGAGTGCGCCAGAGCGTGGGTTACATGCCCGATAACTTCGGCGTGTACGACGGCATGAAAGTGTGGGAATTCCTCGATTTTTACGCAGTCGCTTATCGCCTGCCCAAGAGCAAACGTAAGCAAGTCATTGGCGACGTGCTGGAGTTGCTTGACCTGGGGCACAAGCGGGACGATTACGTCAACGGCCTGTCGAAAGGGATGAAGCAGCGGCTCTGCATGGCCAAGACGCTGGTACACGATCCGCCGGTGCTGATTCTCGACGAACCGACGAGCGGTCTCGACCCGCGTGCGCGCGTGGAAGTAAAGGCGCTCTTCAAAGAGTTGCGCAAGATGGGAAAAACGATTCTCATCTCCAGCCACATTCTGTCGGAACTGGCCGACTGCTGCACGAGCATTGGCATCATCGAGCGCGGTCAACTGCTGATGCACGGACCCATCGAAGATGTTTACAAGCGAATTCGCGGCAACCGCACCGTCGAAGTCCGTTTCGTGAATAATTCCGACGTTGGTATGTCGGTGATTCGTTCCAGTCCCTACACGCGCCGCGTCGCAGCGGATGTGAATAGTTGTGTTGTGGAACTGGAAACCGACGACCGCGGTGTTGCCGAGTTGTTGCAGCAGTTGATTCACAACAAGGTCGAGGTTCGCAGTTTTGCCGAGAAAGACCCTTCGCTAGAGGATGTCTTTATGATGGTAACCAAGGGGCTGGTTACTTAG